The following coding sequences are from one Panicum hallii strain FIL2 chromosome 5, PHallii_v3.1, whole genome shotgun sequence window:
- the LOC112895570 gene encoding glycine-rich protein DC7.1-like yields MVMMMRRGALPLCALLLVALLCAASLADVAEARRGGGGRGGKGGRAIGGAGGARGSHSGGPRGLSGGTWTACAGSSLLAAAAVLL; encoded by the coding sequence atggtgatgatgatgagaCGGGGTGCCCTGCCGCTGTGCGCGCTCCTGCTCGTCGCGCTCCTCTGCGCGGCGAGCCTCGCGGACGTCGCGGAAGccaggcgcggcggaggcggcaggggcggcaAGGGTGGCCGCGCcatcggcggcgccggcggagcAAGAGGAAGCCACAGCGGCGGGCCCCGCGGCCTCAGCGGCGGCACCTGGACGGCGTGCGCGGGGTCCTCGCTGctggccgcggcggccgtgctccTGTAG
- the LOC112891769 gene encoding putative E3 ubiquitin-protein ligase RING1b isoform X2, which yields MPAQKRPLPSPAPDDSDGRVAARRAAAGGDGGRGGDSHEMDGDTSALWESAPHQEPRDGDPEDDEDGVGGGGGDGSDTGSESTLSAGSMDGFMLVKLAEIRKEVQCPICLGIIRKTRTVMECLHRFCRDCIDKSMRLGNNECPACRTHCASRRSLRDDPNYDALIAALYPDIDKYEEEELAFNEQEKTRNKKIQETIEETFRRQSEAIGKKRSTTKATDTAFARKYRRNMRTRGRGRTITPDIAPIGSDDEDREEESANEVTKEPSSADDHSPDLRQKKCRKRSASQPSPARTIGSSDHSFEENDEVIGGKEILATSPLRGEMLAWGKNGTRSQNRHGSASSNVRMGRSGRIAKLVDHLRTTDEMDKEFPLYLVLLPIDGQSIPNLEKPYLSCRPTLSIQHLVKFIAHQLSRKIEELEMYIRMDRHNGSVGSKASSTVESKSHPFDDLERLSGDKLLSDLHPSFASSNGDLELLYALKTQD from the exons ATGCCCGCGCAGAAGCGCCCGCTTCCGTCGCCTGCCCCCGACGATTCCGACGGCcgcgtcgcggcgcggcgcgccgccgctggcggcgacggaggccgggGCGGAGACTCGCATGAGATGGATGGGGACACCTCCGCGCTTTGGGAGAGCGCGCCACACCAGGAGCCTCGCGACGGCG ATCCTGAAGACGACGAggacggcgtcggcggcggcggaggagacggAAGCGACACCGGCAGCGAGTCGACCCTGAGCGCCGGCAGCATGGATGG GTTTATGCTAGTGAAATTAGCAGAGATACGGAAGGAGGTTCAGTGCCCTATCTGTTTAG GAATTATTCGGAAGACAAGGACAGTTATGGAATGTTTGCACCGATTCTGTAGAGACTGCATTGATAAATCTATGCGACTAGG AAATAATGAATGCCCAGCGTGTCGCACTCATTGTGCAAGCAGACGTTCTTTGAGGGATGATCCTAATTATGATGCACTGATTGCAGCCTTATATCCAGATATTGACAAGTATGAGGAAGAG GAACTTGCTTTCAATGAACAGGAGAAGACTCGGAATAAAAAG ATTCAAGAAACCATTGAGGAAACATTTCGAAGACAGTCCGAGGCAATTGGTAAGAAGCGTTCCACAACAAAAGCAACTGACACTGCCTTTGCAAGGAAGTACCGGAGAAATATGCGAACACGGGGCAGAGGCAGAACCATAACCCCTGATATTGCCCCTATTGGCTCTGATGATGAGGATAGAGAAGAAGAAAGTGCCAATGAGGTCACCAAAGAGCCATCTTCTGCTGATGATCATTCTCCAGATTTAAGACAGAAAAAATGTAGGAAGAGGTCTGCATCACAACCTTCACCTGCTAGAACCATTGGCAGTAGTGACCACAGCTTTGAGGAGAACGATGAAGTAATTGGTGGAAAAGAAATTTTGGCCACCTCCCCATTGCGGGGAGAGATGCTTGCATGGGGAAAAAATGGTACAAGGAGCCAGAATCGACATGGCAGTGCTAGTTCAAATGTCAGAATGGGGAGGAGCGGACGCATTGCGAAATTGGTTGATCACCTCCGTACTACTGATGAAATGGATAAAGAG TTCCCCTTGTATCTTGTTCTCCTTCCAATCGATGGACAAAGCATACCTAACTTGGAAAAGCCCTATCTAAGTTGTCGACCAACTTTGTCCATTCAACATCTTGTAAAG TTTATTGCTCATCAGTTGTCTCGGAAAATCGAGGAACTGGAGATGTACATAAGGATGGACCGCCACAATGGAAGTGTTGGCTCAAAGGCTTCCAGTACAGTTGAGTCAAAATCACATCCATTTGATGACTTGGAAAGACTGAGTGGAGATAAACTTCTTTCGGACCTTCACCCTTCGTTTGCCTCTAGCAACGGTGATCTG GAATTGCTGTATGCTTTGAAAACTCAAGACTAG
- the LOC112895046 gene encoding uncharacterized protein LOC112895046 isoform X1, protein MGLKNTTATIFESIRTVEGQLVRLEVLVLLSSLLLVLLVVLSPYRHQRGDKSFRFLVWAVYTLATVLVPYTIGLLEAGPFHDQTFVLWGAVLLVQAGADSLSAYNLRDVEQWKRALLQQGLQILMVLWLMVRCEGRNKSYSATIWIFWILSIAKAHAKFQALREASKADGLMKHTKVVADYMMAEHESGHVSDAATMQGYRYIFHGEDLTLPYFSKPDYRTAIVACAFTTVDTVWQWIDGQSVSVFSREHGGVLKDIALSFTLFKLLKRRFCKYEHGEAGRAKTRRLVVSGLLRDEADYTRAFRVIEMELAFLYDFFYTRHQSHTQYVGMTVVFVLPVIVWNAVSGAFSRHYHRTSLEQTVNGVDVIHCITIVLMVVVVVVLVVESRINDQKWRVIDDLHTLTGSSRITWKGEAVPFDDGSRKQALKLIKKRKHRKLMGRNWDRKLGQYSLLQSFNYHPRNLASILSLGLIEPTRDGQKASKKVELPKAVVVRVLSRFKANDGHLADGRSALAANDAVRLSWACELPTHIHTVLAWHIGTTICEVTTPQQQVPLTGDRLVAKCLSDYCAYLVAFVPDMLPGHGYDTRRIFNAVVMEAREYLAGCGTMRARCVKLLELQCSELTILGMGAKLGSELRYRVHDRARRWKVLADFWAELVLFLAPSSDADVHAEKLAAGGEFMTHLWALLIHAGILERPSSSSL, encoded by the coding sequence ATGGGGCTGAAGAACACCACGGCGACCATCTTCGAGAGCATCAGGACCGTGGAAGGGCAGCTGGTGCGCTTGGAGGTCCTCGTCCTCCTCAGCAGCCTCCTTCTGGTCCTCCTCGTCGTCCTGAGCCCGTACCGGCACCAGCGCGGCGACAAGTCCTTCCGCTTCCTCGTCTGGGCGGTCTACACGCTCGCCACCGTCCTCGTCCCCTACACAATCGGTCTGCTGGAGGCCGGCCCGTTCCACGACCAGACCTTCGTACTGTGGGGCGCCGTCCTCCTGGTGCAGGCCGGTGCCGACTCCCTCTCCGCCTACAACCTCCGCGATGTCGAGCAGTGGAAGCGGGCGCTGCTGCAGCAGGGCCTGCAGATCCTGATGGTGCTGTGGCTGATGGTCCGCTGCGAGGGCCGGAACAAGAGCTACAGCGCCACCATCTGGATCTTCTGGATCCTGAGCATCGCCAAGGCCCACGCCAAGTTCCAGGCGCTGAGGGAGGCCAGCAAGGCGGACGGCCTCATGAAGCACACCAAGGTGGTCGCCGACTACATGATGGCGGAACACGAGTCCGGCCATGTCTCCGACGCCGCCACCATGCAAGGGTACAGGTACATTTTCCACGGCGAAGACCTCACCCTCCCGTACTTCTCCAAGCCGGACTACAGGACGGCCATCGTCGCGTGTGCCTTCACCACGGTCGACACCGTCTGGCAGTGGATAGACGGCCAGAGCGTGAGCGTCTTCAGCAGGGAGCACGGCGGCGTTCTCAAGGACATCGCCCTGTCGTTCACGCTGTTCAAGCTGCTCAAGCGGAGGTTCTGCAAGTACGAGCACGGGGAGGCCGGCCGCGCCAAGACGCGGCGGCTCGTCGTGTCCGGGCTCCTCCGCGATGAGGCCGACTACACCCGTGCCTTCAGAGTCATCGAGATGGAGCTCGCCTTCCTCTACGATTTCTTCTACACGAGGCACCAATCGCACACCCAGTACGTAGGGATGACGGTGGTCTTCGTGCTCCCAGTGATTGTTTGGAATGCCGTCTCCGGAGCTTTCAGCAGGCACTACCACCGTACCAGCTTGGAGCAGACGGTAAATGGGGTCGATGTCATTCACTGCATCACCATCGTGCTGATggtggtcgtcgtcgtcgtgctGGTCGTGGAATCGCGCATCAACGATCAGAAGTGGAGGGTGATCGACGATCTCCATACCTTGACCGGCTCGAGCAGAATCACCTGGAAGGGAGAAGCCGTCCCGTTCGATGATGGCAGCAGGAAGCAGGCGCTGAAACTGATCAAGAAAAGGAAGCATCGGAAGCTGATGGGCAGGAACTGGGACAGGAAGCTGGGGCAGTACTCGCTGTTGCAGAGCTTCAACTACCACCCGAGGAATTTAGCGTCGATCCTGTCGCTCGGCTTGATCGAGCCGACCAGGGACGGGCAGAAGGCCTCGAAGAAGGTCGAGCTGCCGAAGGCAGTCGTGGTGCGCGTCCTGTCGCGGTTCAAGGCGAACGACGGCCACCTCGCCGACGGGCGGTCGGCGCTCGCCGCGAACGACGCTGTTCGGCTGTCGTGGGCGTGCGAGCTGCCCACGCACATCCACACGGTCCTCGCGTGGCACATCGGGACGACCATCTGCGAGGTCACGACGCCGCAGCAGCAGGTGCCGCTCACGGGCGACCGCCTGGTGGCCAAGTGCCTGTCGGACTACTGCGCCTACCTGGTGGCGTTCGTGCCGGACATGCTGCCGGGGCACGGCTACGACACGAGGCGGATCTTCAACGCGGTGGTCATGGAGGCCCGGGAGTACCTCGCCGGGTGCGGCACCATGAGAGCCAGGTGCGTCAAGCTGCTGGAGCTGCAGTGCAGCGAGCTGACGATACTGGGGATGGGGGCAAAGCTCGGGAGTGAGCTCAGGTACAGAGTTCACGACAGGGCGCGGCGGTGGAAGGTGCTGGCTGACTTCTGGGCGGAGCTCGTCCTCTTCCTCGCACCGTCAAGCGACGCCGACGTCCATGCCGAGAAGCTCGCGGCCGGCGGGGAGTTCATGACCCATCTGTGGGCGCTGCTCATCCACGCCGGCATCCTGGAGCGGCCCTCTTCATCCTCTCTCTAG
- the LOC112891769 gene encoding putative E3 ubiquitin-protein ligase RING1a isoform X1 codes for MPAQKRRLPSPSSKPRDHVAAPGSDAATAAGGGAGEGRGGRPPLPSGGAAKRRLTEPKPQRGLEDDSDAEDGGGADGDSESSQSDGGGYDEFMLVKLAEIRKEVQCPICLGIIRKTRTVMECLHRFCRDCIDKSMRLGNNECPACRTHCASRRSLRDDPNYDALIAALYPDIDKYEEEELAFNEQEKTRNKKIQETIEETFRRQSEAIGKKRSTTKATDTAFARKYRRNMRTRGRGRTITPDIAPIGSDDEDREEESANEVTKEPSSADDHSPDLRQKKCRKRSASQPSPARTIGSSDHSFEENDEVIGGKEILATSPLRGEMLAWGKNGTRSQNRHGSASSNVRMGRSGRIAKLVDHLRTTDEMDKEFPLYLVLLPIDGQSIPNLEKPYLSCRPTLSIQHLVKFIAHQLSRKIEELEMYIRMDRHNGSVGSKASSTVESKSHPFDDLERLSGDKLLSDLHPSFASSNGDLELLYALKTQD; via the exons ATGCCCGCGCAGAAGCGCCGGCTCCCGTCGCCGTCCTCGAAACCCCGCGACCACGTCGCGGCTCCCGGCTCTgatgccgccaccgccgccggcgggggcgcaggggaaggaaggggaggacgcccgccgctgccgagcGGGGGCGCCGCCAAGCGGAGGTTGACCGAGCCAAAGCCGCAGCGCGGACTCGAAGACG ATTCGGACGcggaggatggcggcggcgcggacggcgaTAGCGAGTCCTCGcagagcgacggcggcggctacgACGA GTTTATGCTAGTGAAATTAGCAGAGATACGGAAGGAGGTTCAGTGCCCTATCTGTTTAG GAATTATTCGGAAGACAAGGACAGTTATGGAATGTTTGCACCGATTCTGTAGAGACTGCATTGATAAATCTATGCGACTAGG AAATAATGAATGCCCAGCGTGTCGCACTCATTGTGCAAGCAGACGTTCTTTGAGGGATGATCCTAATTATGATGCACTGATTGCAGCCTTATATCCAGATATTGACAAGTATGAGGAAGAG GAACTTGCTTTCAATGAACAGGAGAAGACTCGGAATAAAAAG ATTCAAGAAACCATTGAGGAAACATTTCGAAGACAGTCCGAGGCAATTGGTAAGAAGCGTTCCACAACAAAAGCAACTGACACTGCCTTTGCAAGGAAGTACCGGAGAAATATGCGAACACGGGGCAGAGGCAGAACCATAACCCCTGATATTGCCCCTATTGGCTCTGATGATGAGGATAGAGAAGAAGAAAGTGCCAATGAGGTCACCAAAGAGCCATCTTCTGCTGATGATCATTCTCCAGATTTAAGACAGAAAAAATGTAGGAAGAGGTCTGCATCACAACCTTCACCTGCTAGAACCATTGGCAGTAGTGACCACAGCTTTGAGGAGAACGATGAAGTAATTGGTGGAAAAGAAATTTTGGCCACCTCCCCATTGCGGGGAGAGATGCTTGCATGGGGAAAAAATGGTACAAGGAGCCAGAATCGACATGGCAGTGCTAGTTCAAATGTCAGAATGGGGAGGAGCGGACGCATTGCGAAATTGGTTGATCACCTCCGTACTACTGATGAAATGGATAAAGAG TTCCCCTTGTATCTTGTTCTCCTTCCAATCGATGGACAAAGCATACCTAACTTGGAAAAGCCCTATCTAAGTTGTCGACCAACTTTGTCCATTCAACATCTTGTAAAG TTTATTGCTCATCAGTTGTCTCGGAAAATCGAGGAACTGGAGATGTACATAAGGATGGACCGCCACAATGGAAGTGTTGGCTCAAAGGCTTCCAGTACAGTTGAGTCAAAATCACATCCATTTGATGACTTGGAAAGACTGAGTGGAGATAAACTTCTTTCGGACCTTCACCCTTCGTTTGCCTCTAGCAACGGTGATCTG GAATTGCTGTATGCTTTGAAAACTCAAGACTAG
- the LOC112893866 gene encoding uncharacterized protein LOC112893866 has translation MLRPPPSVSLRPSAPRASPLPPPRAANPNTDSATTKTPSAAAAGAAGNMGAAAWWRRALGQRFNPAGVAAVAAVAASEPRLALPHASVQDIRWLDWAELRRAGFRGVVFDKDNTLTAPYAPALWPPLAAAFDQCRAAFPPGALAIYSNSAGLKEYDPDGVDARAIEAAIEGVHVIRHDTKKPGGAAKEIESYFGCSASNLVMVGDRYFTDVVYGNRNGFLTVLTEPLNFANESYIVKRVRKLEAYIISYWYKKGHKPIEHPLLSDARKIVKFDPYDDSVTTKA, from the exons ATgctacggccgccgccatcggtGTCACTACGCCCTTCCGctccccgcgcctcccctctcCCGCCCCCCAGAGCGGCGAACCCTAACACCGACTCGGCAACAACGAaaacccccagcgccgccgccgcgggcgcagCGGGCAACAtgggcgcggcggcgtggtggCGGCGCGCGCTGGGGCAGCGGTTCAACCCGGCCGGCGTGGCCGCGGTGGCGGCCGTCGCGGCGTCCGAGCCGCGCCTGGCGCTGCCGCACGCGTCGGTGCAGGACATCCGGTGGCTCGACTGGgccgagctccgccgcgccgGCTTCCGCGGCGTCGTCTTCGACAAGGACAACACGCTCACGGCCCCCTACGCGCCCGCGctctggccgccgctcgccgccgcgttcGACCAGTGCCGCGCGGCGTTCCCGCCCGGCGCCCTCGCCATCTACAGCAACTCCGCAG GGTTGAAGGAGTACGATCCGGATGGTGTGGATGCGAGGGCAATCGAGGCGGCCATCGAGGGTGTTCATGTGATCAGGCATG ATACAAAGAAACCTGGTGGAGCAGCTAAGGAAATAGAGAGTTACTTTGGTTGTTCAGCTTCAAATCTTGTGATG GTCGGTGACCGATACTTCACTGATGTGGTCTATGGGAACAGGAATGGCTTTCTTACAGTGCTGACAGAACCATTAAATTTCGCTAATGAATCGTACATTGTCAAAAGG GTTAGAAAACTGGAGGCATACATCATCAGTTATTGGTACAAGAAAGGGCACAAACCCATTGAGCATCCTCTGTTATCAGACGCAAGGAAAATTGTGAAATTTGACCCGTATGATGACTCAGTTACAACCAAAGCATAG
- the LOC112895046 gene encoding uncharacterized protein LOC112895046 isoform X2, with the protein MGLKNTTATIFESIRTVEGQLVRLEVLVLLSSLLLVLLVVLSPYRHQRGDKSFRFLVWAVYTLATVLVPYTIGLLEAGPFHDQTFVLWGAVLLVQAGADSLSAYNLRDVEQWKRALLQQGLQILMVLWLMVRCEGRNKSYSATIWIFWILSIAKAHAKFQALREASKADGLMKHTKVVADYMMAEHESGHVSDAATMQGYRYIFHGEDLTLPYFSKPDYRTAIVACAFTTVDTVWQWIDGQSVSVFSREHGGVLKDIALSFTLFKLLKRRFCKYEHGEAGRAKTRRLVVSGLLRDEADYTRAFRVIEMELAFLYDFFYTRHQSHTQYVGMTVVFVLPVIVWNAVSGAFSRHYHRTSLEQTVNGVDVIHCITIVLMVVVVVVLVVESRINDQKWRVIDDLHTLTGSSRITWKGEAVPFDDGSRKQALKLIKKRKHRKLMGRNWDRKLGQYSLLQSFNYHPRNLASILSLGLIEPTRDGQKASKKVELPKAVVVRVLSRFKANDGHLADGRSALAANDAVRLSWACELPTHIHTVLAWHIGTTICEVTTPQQQVPLTGDRLVAKCLSDYCAYLVAFVPDMLPGHGYDTRRIFNAVVMEAREYLAGCGTMRARARRWKVLADFWAELVLFLAPSSDADVHAEKLAAGGEFMTHLWALLIHAGILERPSSSSL; encoded by the exons ATGGGGCTGAAGAACACCACGGCGACCATCTTCGAGAGCATCAGGACCGTGGAAGGGCAGCTGGTGCGCTTGGAGGTCCTCGTCCTCCTCAGCAGCCTCCTTCTGGTCCTCCTCGTCGTCCTGAGCCCGTACCGGCACCAGCGCGGCGACAAGTCCTTCCGCTTCCTCGTCTGGGCGGTCTACACGCTCGCCACCGTCCTCGTCCCCTACACAATCGGTCTGCTGGAGGCCGGCCCGTTCCACGACCAGACCTTCGTACTGTGGGGCGCCGTCCTCCTGGTGCAGGCCGGTGCCGACTCCCTCTCCGCCTACAACCTCCGCGATGTCGAGCAGTGGAAGCGGGCGCTGCTGCAGCAGGGCCTGCAGATCCTGATGGTGCTGTGGCTGATGGTCCGCTGCGAGGGCCGGAACAAGAGCTACAGCGCCACCATCTGGATCTTCTGGATCCTGAGCATCGCCAAGGCCCACGCCAAGTTCCAGGCGCTGAGGGAGGCCAGCAAGGCGGACGGCCTCATGAAGCACACCAAGGTGGTCGCCGACTACATGATGGCGGAACACGAGTCCGGCCATGTCTCCGACGCCGCCACCATGCAAGGGTACAGGTACATTTTCCACGGCGAAGACCTCACCCTCCCGTACTTCTCCAAGCCGGACTACAGGACGGCCATCGTCGCGTGTGCCTTCACCACGGTCGACACCGTCTGGCAGTGGATAGACGGCCAGAGCGTGAGCGTCTTCAGCAGGGAGCACGGCGGCGTTCTCAAGGACATCGCCCTGTCGTTCACGCTGTTCAAGCTGCTCAAGCGGAGGTTCTGCAAGTACGAGCACGGGGAGGCCGGCCGCGCCAAGACGCGGCGGCTCGTCGTGTCCGGGCTCCTCCGCGATGAGGCCGACTACACCCGTGCCTTCAGAGTCATCGAGATGGAGCTCGCCTTCCTCTACGATTTCTTCTACACGAGGCACCAATCGCACACCCAGTACGTAGGGATGACGGTGGTCTTCGTGCTCCCAGTGATTGTTTGGAATGCCGTCTCCGGAGCTTTCAGCAGGCACTACCACCGTACCAGCTTGGAGCAGACGGTAAATGGGGTCGATGTCATTCACTGCATCACCATCGTGCTGATggtggtcgtcgtcgtcgtgctGGTCGTGGAATCGCGCATCAACGATCAGAAGTGGAGGGTGATCGACGATCTCCATACCTTGACCGGCTCGAGCAGAATCACCTGGAAGGGAGAAGCCGTCCCGTTCGATGATGGCAGCAGGAAGCAGGCGCTGAAACTGATCAAGAAAAGGAAGCATCGGAAGCTGATGGGCAGGAACTGGGACAGGAAGCTGGGGCAGTACTCGCTGTTGCAGAGCTTCAACTACCACCCGAGGAATTTAGCGTCGATCCTGTCGCTCGGCTTGATCGAGCCGACCAGGGACGGGCAGAAGGCCTCGAAGAAGGTCGAGCTGCCGAAGGCAGTCGTGGTGCGCGTCCTGTCGCGGTTCAAGGCGAACGACGGCCACCTCGCCGACGGGCGGTCGGCGCTCGCCGCGAACGACGCTGTTCGGCTGTCGTGGGCGTGCGAGCTGCCCACGCACATCCACACGGTCCTCGCGTGGCACATCGGGACGACCATCTGCGAGGTCACGACGCCGCAGCAGCAGGTGCCGCTCACGGGCGACCGCCTGGTGGCCAAGTGCCTGTCGGACTACTGCGCCTACCTGGTGGCGTTCGTGCCGGACATGCTGCCGGGGCACGGCTACGACACGAGGCGGATCTTCAACGCGGTGGTCATGGAGGCCCGGGAGTACCTCGCCGGGTGCGGCACCATGAGAGCCAG GGCGCGGCGGTGGAAGGTGCTGGCTGACTTCTGGGCGGAGCTCGTCCTCTTCCTCGCACCGTCAAGCGACGCCGACGTCCATGCCGAGAAGCTCGCGGCCGGCGGGGAGTTCATGACCCATCTGTGGGCGCTGCTCATCCACGCCGGCATCCTGGAGCGGCCCTCTTCATCCTCTCTCTAG
- the LOC112893865 gene encoding uncharacterized protein LOC112893865: MATASEIAAVGVIGAGQMGSGIAQLAAAAGCAVLLLDADPTALSRAVASISASLRRLAAKGQFSQAACEDSIKRIRCVSTVQDLRDADLVIEAIVENEDVKKKLFVELDKITKPSTILASNTSSISITRLGSATKRPSQVIGMHFFNPPPIMKLIEIIRGADTSDEVFAAVKSFSERLGKTVICSQDYPGFIVNRILMPMINEAFWALYTGVGTKEDIDTGMKLGTNHPMGPLQLADFIGLDVCLSVLRVLHNGLGDNKYSPCPLLVQYVDAGRLGKKRGVGVYSYGQKSSSVKPKSSL, translated from the exons ATGGCGACAGCGAGTGAGATCGCGGCGGTGGGCGTGATCGGCGCGGGGCAGATGGGCTCGGGGATCgcccagctcgccgccgccgccggctgcgccgtcctcctcctcgacGCCGACCCCACCGCCCTctcccgcgccgtcgcctccatctccgcctcgctccgccgcctcgccgccaagGGCCAGTTCTCCCAG GCCGCGTGCGAAGACTCCATCAAGCGGATAAGGTGCGTCTCCACCGTGCAAGATCTCAGGGACGCGGATCTTGTTATTGAGGCCATCGTTGAGAACGAAGATGTCAAGAAGAAGCTGTTTGTGGAGCTGGATAAGATCACGAAGCCTTCAACCATTCTTGCGTCCAACACTAGCTCCATCTCCATAACCCGCCTGGGTTCAGCTACCAAACGCCCCTCTCAG GTGATAGGCATGCACTTCTTTAATCCTCCTCCGATCATGAAATTGATTGAGATTATCCGAGGAGCTGATACCTCAGATGAGGTGTTTGCTGCAGTCAAATCTTTTTCCGAGAG GCTCGGGAAGACTGTCATATGCTCACAAGATTACCCAGGATTCATTGTGAACCGCATTCTCATGCCGATGATCAATGAGGCATTCTGGGCGCTGTACACCGGAGTGGGCACCAAAGAGGACATTGACACAGGGATGAAGCTGGGCACCAACCATCCAATGGGTCCGCTGCAGCTCGCCGATTTCATTGGGTTGGACGTCTGCCTTTCAGTACTTCGGGTACTTCACAATGGCCTGGGTGATAACAAGTACAGCCCATGCCCTCTTCTCGTTCAATATGTTGATGCTGGCCGGCTTGGGAAGAAGCGTGGAGTAGGTGTATATTCATATGGGCAGAAATCTTCATCTGTCAAGCCAAAGTCATCTCTGTAA